A genomic stretch from Chitinophaga agri includes:
- a CDS encoding tetratricopeptide repeat-containing sensor histidine kinase yields the protein MNRLLPFICCLLLTCLPATAQVKRIFPQDGLRSLLNKATPDAQDIKALIWWGEEYVNRPGETKPDMDSAILCANKILNAGTRQQHPVWQGQACVIYSKIFRETNDKKRGTDYILKAKKIFEQQQHDEGTGDVYAEMAKYKQSTDQKELQEIIQYYDTAAKLYEKSGNKLKQSNALYHLADFLLLKSEPARSIQYANQAIALCNEIGWTALGACYDVLAMAYNESGDLSKALSYALLSVKDAEERKDSSQTLSTAYNRLGMLYYELEDFSKSIVYYEKALTLASMRRDTPSMQYLTGNIANSCFRLNKPAEGLRMLKQEAAHYPPTERGTNISMISGFSNAYILLKQLDSARSYIDKLVDIRATLEKDEAEQVYILTPIIRYTLAAGQYEKARNYCAELNAVLSKHSVLPHIVKNYNLWFKADSSLGDYKSAIRHYQLYKYYNDSLFSIAKAQQINQLQVKYETEQKDQALQLKQQNIELLTREGQLQKSELQRARFTRNMIITGAGMMALLLILGYNRYQLKLRSNQQLQQQQQEINRQNQSLQELIGTQHKLLEEKEWLVKEIHHRVKNNLQIVMSLLNTQAAFLNDEDALNAIRESRFRMQAISLIHHKLYQSENMALIDMHNYIHELVLYLKDGFANRQQIKFDLQIMPVKLDVSHAVPVGLILNEAITNAIKYAFFAAGTITVSLQKTAEDQLTLIIADNGKGFATGDMPASKKSMGMTLIHALSEQLEGQLNIRSNNGVTVSVTFTYTEQPAFREEERLDEV from the coding sequence ATGAACAGGCTACTGCCGTTTATTTGTTGCCTATTGCTTACCTGCCTGCCGGCTACCGCGCAGGTAAAACGAATATTTCCACAGGATGGCCTGCGTAGTCTGCTGAATAAAGCCACTCCTGATGCACAGGATATCAAAGCCCTGATATGGTGGGGAGAAGAATATGTGAACCGTCCCGGCGAAACAAAGCCCGATATGGACAGTGCTATCCTGTGTGCCAATAAGATCTTAAATGCCGGTACGCGGCAACAGCACCCGGTATGGCAGGGACAGGCATGTGTGATCTATTCTAAGATATTTCGTGAGACTAATGATAAAAAAAGGGGTACTGACTATATTCTCAAAGCAAAAAAGATCTTTGAGCAACAGCAGCACGACGAAGGTACCGGTGATGTCTACGCTGAAATGGCTAAATATAAGCAGTCCACTGATCAGAAAGAACTACAGGAAATTATACAGTACTACGACACAGCCGCAAAGCTGTATGAAAAATCAGGTAATAAGTTAAAGCAATCCAATGCCCTGTATCATCTCGCAGATTTTCTGCTGTTAAAGTCAGAACCCGCCCGCTCTATCCAGTATGCCAATCAGGCCATCGCCCTTTGCAACGAAATAGGATGGACCGCGCTGGGCGCCTGTTACGATGTACTGGCAATGGCTTACAATGAGTCCGGTGACCTCAGTAAGGCGTTGTCTTATGCGTTACTGTCGGTAAAGGATGCGGAAGAACGAAAAGACTCCTCACAAACATTATCCACCGCCTATAACCGCTTAGGCATGCTCTATTATGAGCTGGAAGATTTCAGTAAATCAATAGTGTATTATGAGAAGGCGCTGACGCTGGCCAGCATGAGAAGGGACACGCCTTCCATGCAATATCTCACCGGTAATATTGCCAACAGCTGTTTCCGGCTCAATAAGCCTGCTGAAGGACTGCGTATGCTGAAGCAGGAAGCTGCCCACTATCCGCCGACAGAAAGAGGAACGAACATCTCTATGATCAGTGGATTTTCGAATGCCTATATATTGCTGAAACAACTGGACAGCGCCCGTTCATATATTGATAAACTGGTGGACATCCGGGCGACACTTGAAAAAGATGAAGCAGAACAGGTTTATATTCTGACGCCCATCATCCGGTATACCCTCGCCGCCGGACAATACGAAAAAGCCCGTAATTATTGCGCAGAACTGAATGCCGTGCTTTCTAAACATAGTGTGCTGCCGCATATCGTGAAGAACTATAATCTCTGGTTCAAGGCTGACTCCTCGCTGGGAGATTATAAGTCAGCCATCAGGCATTATCAGCTGTATAAGTATTATAACGACTCGCTGTTTAGTATCGCAAAGGCACAGCAGATCAATCAGCTGCAGGTGAAATACGAGACGGAACAGAAAGACCAGGCATTACAGCTGAAGCAGCAGAATATTGAACTGCTTACCAGAGAAGGACAATTGCAGAAATCAGAATTGCAGCGTGCCCGTTTTACCCGGAACATGATCATTACCGGTGCCGGTATGATGGCGCTGCTACTCATATTAGGGTATAACCGCTACCAGCTGAAGCTGCGGAGTAATCAGCAACTGCAGCAACAGCAACAGGAGATCAACCGGCAGAACCAATCCCTGCAGGAACTGATCGGCACGCAGCATAAATTGCTGGAAGAAAAGGAATGGCTGGTGAAAGAGATCCATCACCGGGTAAAGAATAACCTGCAGATCGTGATGAGCCTCCTGAATACACAGGCGGCCTTCCTGAATGATGAAGATGCGCTGAATGCGATCAGGGAAAGCCGCTTCCGTATGCAGGCCATATCCCTGATCCATCATAAATTGTATCAGTCAGAGAATATGGCATTGATCGATATGCACAACTATATTCATGAACTGGTGTTATATCTGAAAGATGGATTCGCCAACAGGCAGCAAATAAAATTTGACCTGCAGATTATGCCGGTGAAACTGGATGTATCCCACGCCGTGCCCGTCGGATTAATTTTAAATGAAGCCATTACAAATGCCATAAAATATGCGTTCTTTGCGGCCGGTACAATTACTGTATCCCTGCAAAAGACAGCGGAGGATCAGCTGACACTGATCATTGCTGATAACGGCAAAGGCTTCGCCACTGGTGATATGCCCGCCAGCAAAAAGTCAATGGGGATGACCCTGATCCATGCATTGAGTGAACAACTGGAAGGCCAGCTGAATATCAGGAGTAACAACGGTGTAACGGTCAGCGTTACTTTCACCTACACGGAACAACCGGCTTTTAGAGAAGAAGAACGACTGGATGAGGTATAA
- a CDS encoding histidine kinase dimerization/phosphoacceptor domain -containing protein: protein MNRLLLLVCVFVSCMLQCVAQDKLPTAYAVLHVSMKKEKPQEEDVKILSDWGQYFINRPGVLQTDIDSALLCAKKILTAGDAQQNERWRGNAYLIYSQVFREKDEKTLGREYAEKAVAAFGKTNLYESQADAYVELSRYISYEDAEYIHEAIRYQENAVRLYGRSHSYWKQAETLNLLADYVISVPDNYKAIELLHQAEAIYKSIGYKKLGRTYDLLGFTYKEIGEQSKALEYQLLAVKVMEADKDSSQTMSTCYNSLGMLYYEMEEFRKSVAAYEKAFVIATKLKDTVSLQYLTSNLATTYIRMKNGKEALRVLKNMESRFPPTQPQTERTMYAAMVHAYLAVDNMAGARPYVQRLEEKVKKTGYEDVSRFFLLTPVATYYFKTQQYERAIKACENIEVITNKYGLLAESSRNYRMWYRVDSAMGNYVDALKHFNQFKSTSDSLFSSKKASQINNLQIKFDTEQKDHNLKLKQQSIELLTRDALLQKAELKRARTTRNFIIAGASLLVVLLVLGYNRYKTGLRRNQQLKLQQDEINEQNLSLQALIGSQDKLLQEKEWLVKEIHHRVKNNLQIVMSLLNTQAAFLDDKDALNAIRESRFRMQAISLIHQKLYQSENMALIDMHVYIHDLVSNLQDGFARAARIRFDLQIARVKLDVSQSVPVGLILNEAITNAIKYAFSDTGTIFISLHPTGDGKLTLAIADNGNGFVRDAGKGTPQSMGLTLMHTLSEQLDGTLDIRSDNGVSITVEFSYHQTNDADETETSGEYTVYS from the coding sequence ATGAACAGGTTATTGTTGCTGGTCTGCGTATTCGTATCATGCATGCTACAATGTGTCGCACAGGATAAACTGCCAACAGCATATGCAGTCCTGCATGTTTCGATGAAGAAGGAAAAACCACAGGAGGAGGATGTAAAAATATTATCTGACTGGGGACAATACTTTATCAACAGACCGGGAGTACTACAAACAGATATTGACAGCGCTCTCCTTTGCGCGAAGAAAATACTTACAGCCGGCGATGCACAACAGAACGAACGTTGGCGCGGTAATGCCTATCTCATATACTCACAGGTTTTCAGGGAAAAGGATGAGAAGACGCTGGGCCGGGAATATGCCGAGAAAGCGGTTGCTGCATTTGGTAAGACGAACCTGTACGAAAGCCAGGCGGATGCCTATGTAGAATTATCAAGATATATCTCTTACGAGGATGCAGAATATATCCATGAAGCTATCCGCTATCAGGAAAATGCTGTGCGACTGTACGGACGGTCACATAGCTACTGGAAACAGGCAGAGACACTAAATCTGCTGGCCGACTACGTCATCAGCGTTCCGGATAACTATAAAGCCATTGAATTATTACACCAGGCAGAAGCTATCTATAAATCCATTGGATATAAAAAACTTGGCAGGACATATGACCTCCTGGGATTTACCTATAAAGAGATCGGTGAGCAGAGTAAGGCACTGGAATATCAGTTACTCGCTGTTAAAGTAATGGAAGCAGATAAAGACAGTTCCCAGACGATGTCTACCTGTTACAACAGCCTCGGTATGTTATATTACGAGATGGAAGAATTTCGTAAATCAGTAGCAGCTTATGAGAAAGCGTTCGTCATTGCCACAAAGCTGAAAGATACGGTCTCGCTGCAGTACCTGACCAGCAATCTGGCCACCACCTACATCCGGATGAAGAATGGTAAAGAGGCACTGAGGGTGCTGAAGAATATGGAATCCAGATTTCCACCGACGCAGCCACAGACTGAGCGTACGATGTACGCCGCAATGGTACATGCTTACCTGGCAGTAGATAACATGGCGGGTGCACGTCCTTATGTCCAACGCCTCGAGGAGAAGGTGAAAAAAACCGGATATGAAGATGTGAGCAGGTTTTTTTTACTGACACCTGTAGCTACCTATTACTTCAAGACGCAGCAATATGAAAGAGCTATAAAAGCTTGTGAGAATATCGAAGTCATTACTAACAAATATGGATTGCTGGCGGAGAGCTCCAGGAACTACAGGATGTGGTACCGCGTAGACTCCGCTATGGGCAATTACGTGGATGCGCTCAAACATTTCAACCAGTTCAAATCTACCAGTGACTCCCTATTTAGTAGCAAAAAAGCCAGCCAGATCAATAATCTGCAGATAAAATTTGATACGGAGCAAAAAGACCACAACTTAAAATTAAAACAGCAGAGTATCGAATTGCTGACCAGAGACGCCCTGCTGCAAAAGGCCGAATTAAAAAGAGCGAGGACAACCCGGAACTTTATTATCGCCGGCGCCTCCCTGCTGGTAGTATTGTTAGTGCTGGGGTACAACCGGTATAAAACGGGGTTACGCCGTAACCAGCAACTGAAACTGCAACAGGATGAGATCAATGAACAGAACCTGTCACTCCAGGCGCTGATCGGCTCGCAGGATAAACTCTTGCAGGAAAAGGAATGGCTGGTAAAAGAGATCCATCACCGGGTGAAGAACAATCTTCAGATCGTGATGAGCCTCCTAAATACGCAGGCGGCCTTCCTGGATGATAAAGATGCACTGAACGCTATCCGGGAAAGCCGCTTCCGGATGCAGGCCATCTCCCTGATCCATCAGAAGTTATACCAGTCCGAGAATATGGCACTGATCGATATGCACGTATACATCCATGACCTTGTGAGTAACCTGCAGGATGGATTCGCACGGGCTGCCCGGATCAGGTTTGACCTGCAGATAGCCCGGGTTAAACTGGATGTCTCCCAGTCAGTACCTGTCGGTCTGATTCTGAACGAGGCGATTACCAATGCGATCAAATATGCTTTTTCAGATACTGGCACAATATTCATTTCTTTGCACCCTACAGGAGATGGAAAGCTCACACTAGCTATTGCGGATAATGGGAATGGATTTGTAAGAGATGCCGGCAAAGGTACCCCTCAATCGATGGGCCTGACGCTCATGCATACGTTAAGTGAACAACTGGATGGCACCCTGGATATCCGCAGTGACAATGGCGTCAGTATCACCGTCGAATTTAGTTATCATCAAACCAATGATGCAGATGAAACTGAAACCTCCGGCGAGTATACGGTCTATTCCTGA
- a CDS encoding tetratricopeptide repeat-containing sensor histidine kinase — protein sequence MNRLLILSYCIVGCLFTCMAQERGLPSRNILQQLLLKATPDTADITALLAAGETYLLRPGCLRSDMDSAALFAEKVLKAGIAGKEPSWEARGHLLLSAIYREPGDTKRGKGYIRQAIAIFNRLHEKAGLADSYVELSNYYSADENSELREKIRYHQLAADLYAAAGMKRKQAQTLHTLGDYYTLVPDQKAARDVLLQALALYKETGFTSLQGVYDLLGVAYNQLGDHNNALKYALLSVRTAEAMKDSTGQLCATYNRLGMIYYDMGSAKESMTYYRKAWEVAVRLKDTVSIQILACNFAHSSIRLGTISEGLGLLKEVERRYPPKRMDTDIWLNSAILGCYVKSGRYEQGRPYAQHLEVLGKGVEKADPKLEHIHGPLIKYYLGIRQYAKARTYAAAMADMALKQGHLSVLASSYNGWFKADSALGLYADAIRHYQLYKKYNDSLFNITKSRQISQLQLQFDAEQKDQAIQLKQQNIELLTREGMLQKAELQKARVTRNVIIIGAGMLVMLLLLGYNRYQLKQRSNQQMKAQQQEINEQNVVLQHLIQSQHKLIEEKEWLLKEIHHRVKNNLQIVMSLLNTQAALLDDKDALNAIRESRSRMQTISLIHQKLYQSDDMALIDMRTYIHDLTVYLKDGFSGMARISFDLRIAPVKMDVSLAVPVGLILNEAINNAMKFAFSSSGTITVSLQQTGKDKMTLVVADNGKGLPEAPLPAGKRSMGMTLMQTLCEQLGGTLNIESRNGVIITVNFIYQEKQPVTGPVTQREGVPDYA from the coding sequence ATGAATAGGCTACTGATACTTTCCTATTGTATAGTCGGCTGCCTGTTCACATGTATGGCACAGGAACGGGGATTGCCGTCACGTAATATATTGCAGCAGTTACTTCTGAAAGCGACACCGGATACCGCAGATATTACGGCCCTGTTAGCGGCAGGGGAAACCTATCTGCTGCGGCCAGGTTGTTTGCGTAGTGATATGGATAGTGCTGCACTTTTCGCTGAGAAAGTGCTGAAAGCAGGTATTGCTGGAAAAGAACCCTCCTGGGAAGCCAGGGGGCACCTTTTGTTGTCTGCCATCTACCGGGAACCTGGTGATACGAAACGGGGAAAAGGATATATACGGCAGGCTATTGCCATTTTTAACCGCCTGCATGAGAAGGCGGGGTTGGCGGACAGCTACGTGGAACTGTCTAATTATTACTCCGCCGATGAGAACAGTGAGTTGCGCGAAAAGATCAGGTATCATCAACTGGCAGCGGACTTATACGCCGCGGCCGGAATGAAAAGAAAGCAGGCGCAGACGCTGCATACACTGGGCGATTACTACACCCTTGTTCCTGATCAGAAAGCGGCCAGAGACGTGCTGTTACAGGCCCTGGCCTTATATAAAGAGACTGGGTTCACCTCATTACAGGGTGTCTATGACCTGCTGGGAGTAGCCTACAATCAGTTGGGCGACCATAATAATGCCCTGAAATATGCGCTGCTGTCAGTGCGGACAGCAGAAGCGATGAAAGACAGTACCGGGCAGTTATGTGCTACCTACAACCGGCTGGGCATGATCTATTATGATATGGGGAGTGCAAAGGAGTCGATGACGTATTACCGTAAAGCCTGGGAGGTAGCAGTCAGACTGAAAGACACCGTGTCTATCCAGATACTGGCCTGCAATTTTGCACACTCCTCCATCAGGCTGGGCACCATATCCGAGGGATTAGGGCTGCTGAAAGAGGTAGAACGCCGTTATCCGCCTAAGCGTATGGATACGGATATATGGCTCAACTCCGCTATACTGGGCTGTTATGTGAAATCAGGACGATATGAGCAGGGGCGACCCTATGCGCAGCACCTGGAGGTATTAGGAAAAGGAGTAGAGAAGGCCGATCCGAAACTGGAACATATCCATGGGCCGCTCATCAAATACTACCTGGGTATCAGGCAATATGCGAAGGCCCGTACCTATGCGGCCGCCATGGCGGATATGGCATTGAAACAGGGGCATCTGAGTGTACTGGCCAGCAGCTATAATGGCTGGTTCAAAGCCGATTCAGCTCTCGGGTTATACGCAGATGCGATCAGGCATTATCAGCTATATAAAAAGTACAATGATTCTTTATTTAACATAACTAAGAGTAGGCAGATCAGCCAGTTGCAATTGCAGTTTGACGCAGAACAGAAAGACCAGGCCATCCAGCTGAAACAGCAGAATATTGAACTGCTGACCAGGGAGGGCATGCTGCAGAAAGCGGAACTACAAAAAGCGCGGGTGACCAGGAATGTGATCATCATAGGCGCCGGTATGCTGGTCATGCTGTTACTACTAGGATATAACCGTTACCAGCTGAAGCAGCGTAGTAATCAGCAGATGAAAGCACAACAGCAGGAGATCAATGAGCAGAACGTTGTGCTGCAGCACCTCATCCAGTCGCAACATAAGCTGATCGAAGAAAAGGAATGGTTACTGAAAGAGATCCATCACCGGGTGAAGAACAACCTGCAGATCGTCATGAGCCTGCTTAATACCCAGGCTGCGTTATTAGACGATAAAGATGCCCTGAATGCCATCAGGGAAAGCCGTTCCCGTATGCAGACCATTTCCCTGATCCACCAGAAGCTGTATCAGTCAGACGATATGGCCCTGATCGATATGCGTACCTACATTCACGATCTGACGGTTTATCTGAAAGATGGTTTTTCCGGTATGGCCCGTATAAGCTTTGATCTGCGTATCGCTCCGGTGAAAATGGATGTCTCCCTGGCAGTACCAGTAGGACTGATACTGAATGAAGCGATCAATAATGCCATGAAGTTCGCGTTCTCCAGTAGTGGAACAATTACTGTTTCCCTCCAGCAGACGGGCAAAGATAAGATGACCCTTGTAGTGGCAGATAATGGAAAAGGACTGCCGGAAGCACCGCTGCCTGCGGGAAAAAGGTCTATGGGGATGACACTGATGCAGACATTATGCGAACAATTAGGCGGTACATTGAACATAGAGAGCAGGAACGGTGTAATTATTACAGTCAACTTTATATACCAGGAAAAACAACCTGTTACAGGACCAGTAACGCAGCGGGAGGGGGTACCGGATTATGCCTGA
- a CDS encoding sensor histidine kinase: MTRLLLLTFLATICLLQCLARERNPLPPKTTVQTLLSKQKAEERDSGLIYIDLGMPEAAADYYHKALSLAITERDTAVMQFLTGQLAGAYIALQDPATALKYLTHEKTHYPPVTTNARIQMVSAFLYAYILQHRADRARPYAEELKQLLPSLDQQDAERPLILMSLLTYSLAVKRYTEAIQYGTAAEVLLRKYRLLPQMVRLYNQWYKADSALGNYNDAIKHYQQYKYYSDSMFSLAKAGQVSQLQVKMDADRKEHDLQLKEQDIALLTREAQLQTTALQKTQLTRNVIIGGVLMLAVCLFLGYNRYQLKLRSNHQLKVKQQEVREQHTSLQLLLEKQKKLLQEKEYLVQEIHHRVKDNLEIVMSLLKTQSGFLRDEAALKAISESRSRMQAIYLIHQKLYQQDSHSLVNMKSYISELIDYLKQGILPDHQIDFQLDVAPVALDVAYTVPIGLTLNEAVTNAIKYAFTDTGTIAVSLKETGRQQLTLTIADNGKGFPAVKPDNGRQSIGLMLMNVLSEQLEGELAIQHDKGVTISLSFQYGEHRA; encoded by the coding sequence ATGACCAGGCTATTGTTGCTGACCTTTCTGGCGACAATTTGCTTGCTGCAATGTCTCGCCCGGGAAAGGAACCCACTACCTCCCAAAACGACTGTACAGACATTACTCAGCAAGCAGAAGGCAGAGGAAAGAGATTCAGGGCTCATCTATATTGATCTGGGAATGCCGGAAGCAGCAGCCGATTATTACCATAAGGCCTTGAGCCTGGCGATCACGGAGAGAGATACCGCTGTGATGCAATTCCTGACAGGGCAGCTGGCCGGCGCCTATATTGCCTTACAGGACCCTGCAACTGCGCTGAAATATCTGACGCATGAAAAGACGCATTATCCACCGGTTACTACAAATGCGCGTATACAGATGGTATCCGCATTCCTATACGCCTATATTTTACAGCATAGGGCAGACCGGGCAAGGCCCTACGCAGAAGAACTGAAGCAACTATTACCCTCGCTGGATCAGCAGGATGCGGAACGGCCATTGATCCTGATGTCCCTGCTGACATATAGCCTGGCAGTAAAAAGGTATACAGAAGCGATACAATACGGCACAGCGGCAGAAGTGCTCCTGCGGAAGTACCGGTTGTTGCCACAGATGGTCCGCTTGTATAATCAGTGGTATAAGGCCGATTCTGCGTTGGGTAATTACAATGATGCCATCAAACACTATCAGCAATACAAGTACTACAGCGATTCCATGTTCAGTCTTGCCAAAGCAGGACAGGTGAGCCAGTTGCAGGTAAAAATGGACGCCGATCGAAAAGAACACGACCTGCAGCTGAAAGAGCAGGACATCGCCTTACTGACCAGGGAAGCGCAGTTACAAACAACTGCGCTACAGAAAACACAGCTCACCAGGAACGTGATCATCGGAGGTGTATTGATGCTGGCCGTTTGTTTATTCCTGGGATACAACCGCTATCAGCTGAAACTGCGTAGTAACCATCAGCTGAAAGTGAAACAGCAGGAGGTGCGTGAGCAGCATACTTCACTACAACTGCTACTTGAAAAACAGAAAAAGCTATTGCAGGAGAAAGAGTACCTGGTACAGGAGATCCACCACCGGGTGAAAGATAACCTGGAAATCGTCATGAGCCTGCTGAAAACGCAATCCGGCTTTCTCCGTGATGAAGCAGCGCTGAAAGCGATCAGTGAAAGCCGCTCACGTATGCAGGCGATCTACCTGATCCACCAGAAATTATATCAGCAGGATAGCCATTCACTGGTGAATATGAAGTCCTATATCAGTGAACTGATCGATTACCTCAAACAGGGCATCCTGCCCGATCACCAGATTGACTTCCAGCTGGATGTCGCACCTGTGGCACTGGATGTCGCCTACACGGTGCCAATCGGTCTGACGCTGAATGAGGCGGTTACTAATGCCATTAAGTATGCCTTCACAGATACCGGGACCATTGCTGTATCGCTGAAAGAAACAGGCCGCCAGCAACTGACGTTGACCATCGCAGATAACGGCAAAGGGTTTCCGGCAGTCAAGCCTGACAATGGCAGGCAGTCTATTGGCCTGATGCTGATGAATGTGCTAAGCGAGCAATTGGAAGGGGAACTCGCTATTCAGCATGATAAGGGCGTTACAATATCGCTGAGCTTTCAATACGGGGAACACCGCGCTTAA
- a CDS encoding sigma-54-dependent transcriptional regulator → MEEKIMIVEDELIVAGDIRLTLERAGYKVSGVARSVHRALELIDADRPDLVLLDIYLKGDQTGIDLAVELNKSNIPFVYLSANCNRQVLEAAKVTQPYGFIVKPFREKDLLVTLDIARYRYEHHRVLKVKPGVSTSSNDMRLPALPVQGVIEEPVSELPPLPNFEGIIGNSAAMLRVFELMRQVAPLDTSVLILGETGTGKEGVANCVHNLSQRKAKPFVKVNCAALPTHLIESELFGHEKGAFTGALEKRIGKFERADGGTIFLDEIGDMPADLQVKLLRVLQEKEIERIGGNGPIKVNVRIIAATNRNLEKEIAEGRFRLDLYYRLHVFPILLSSLRERKDDIPLLVCHFMRLYSAATGKQVRDIAPAAMKQLMEYSWPGNVRELQNLIERSVLLARETTIREVVLPIGTKKEVTTPNGDTDIKTIVELEREHILTVLKKCNHKISGPGGAAELLNLPPSTLASKMKKLGIVKRHTL, encoded by the coding sequence ATGGAAGAAAAAATAATGATCGTAGAGGACGAGCTGATTGTCGCTGGCGATATAAGACTGACACTGGAGAGGGCAGGTTACAAGGTTTCCGGCGTAGCACGTTCTGTGCACAGGGCTTTGGAGTTAATTGACGCAGACAGGCCTGACCTGGTATTACTGGACATCTATCTTAAAGGAGACCAGACAGGCATTGACCTGGCGGTTGAACTGAATAAATCAAATATTCCTTTTGTATATCTGTCTGCCAACTGCAACCGTCAGGTGCTGGAGGCAGCAAAGGTTACCCAGCCCTATGGCTTTATTGTAAAGCCATTCAGGGAAAAGGACCTGCTGGTAACGCTGGATATTGCACGTTACCGCTATGAACACCACCGGGTACTGAAAGTGAAGCCAGGTGTATCGACTTCGTCAAATGATATGCGTTTGCCGGCATTGCCTGTGCAGGGTGTGATAGAAGAGCCGGTCAGCGAATTGCCACCACTGCCTAATTTTGAAGGGATTATTGGTAACAGTGCTGCTATGCTTCGTGTATTTGAGCTGATGCGGCAGGTAGCTCCGCTGGACACGTCGGTATTGATACTGGGAGAAACAGGTACAGGTAAAGAGGGCGTGGCCAATTGTGTGCATAACCTGTCACAGCGTAAAGCTAAACCATTCGTGAAAGTTAACTGCGCGGCATTGCCGACGCACCTGATAGAATCAGAACTGTTCGGACATGAGAAAGGCGCTTTTACGGGTGCACTGGAAAAGCGCATTGGTAAGTTTGAGCGTGCAGATGGAGGTACGATCTTCCTGGATGAAATTGGAGATATGCCTGCCGATTTGCAGGTGAAACTACTGCGTGTATTACAGGAGAAGGAAATTGAGCGCATTGGTGGAAATGGGCCTATCAAGGTGAACGTGCGCATCATTGCGGCTACCAACCGTAACCTGGAAAAAGAGATTGCAGAAGGCCGTTTCCGGCTGGACCTGTATTACAGGTTGCATGTATTTCCGATACTACTGTCTTCACTACGTGAACGCAAAGATGATATCCCGCTGCTGGTGTGTCATTTTATGCGTTTGTATTCGGCAGCCACAGGCAAGCAGGTGCGTGATATTGCACCGGCAGCAATGAAACAGCTGATGGAGTATAGCTGGCCGGGTAATGTGCGCGAACTGCAGAATCTCATAGAGAGAAGTGTGTTGCTGGCGAGAGAAACAACTATCAGGGAAGTCGTATTGCCGATAGGCACAAAGAAAGAAGTCACTACACCAAACGGTGATACTGATATTAAAACTATTGTGGAATTAGAAAGAGAACACATACTTACTGTTCTGAAAAAGTGTAATCATAAGATCTCCGGACCTGGCGGCGCTGCGGAGTTACTGAACCTACCGCCATCGACACTCGCATCGAAGATGAAAAAACTAGGTATTGTAAAAAGACATACGTTATAA